In Bacteroidales bacterium, a genomic segment contains:
- the truB gene encoding tRNA pseudouridine(55) synthase TruB: MINGLNINKEDIKKGIVITIDKPYKWTSFDLVKKVRYSLENKFRIKKIKVGHAGTLDPLATGLMIICIGKSTKLIETFQGLEKEYIATIKLGATTPSFDKETSEDKTFDISHITEDLLKQAVKKQTGIIYQTPPIYSAKRVNGTRAYSKARKGESFDLKPVKIEIKNIKIIKFNPSEVILNIICSKGTYIRALARDIGILLDSGAYLVKLQRTRIGEYNIKNALSIEEFINNLKIS, encoded by the coding sequence ATGATTAACGGGCTGAATATCAACAAAGAAGATATTAAAAAAGGAATTGTCATTACCATAGATAAACCATATAAATGGACATCATTTGATCTTGTAAAAAAAGTCAGATATTCACTTGAAAATAAATTTAGAATAAAAAAAATCAAAGTTGGACATGCAGGTACTCTTGACCCTCTTGCAACCGGACTTATGATTATTTGTATTGGGAAATCAACTAAACTTATAGAAACTTTTCAAGGATTAGAAAAAGAATATATTGCAACAATAAAATTAGGTGCTACCACTCCGTCTTTTGATAAAGAAACCTCTGAAGATAAAACTTTCGACATCTCACATATTACAGAAGACTTGTTAAAACAAGCTGTTAAGAAACAAACAGGCATTATTTATCAGACACCTCCTATATATTCTGCAAAAAGAGTAAACGGAACAAGAGCATATTCAAAAGCAAGAAAAGGAGAAAGTTTTGATTTAAAACCCGTAAAAATTGAAATTAAAAATATTAAAATAATAAAATTTAATCCTTCTGAAGTAATTCTTAATATTATATGTAGCAAAGGAACATATATAAGAGCACTTGCCAGAGATATAGGCATATTACTTGATAGCGGGGCTTACCTTGTTAAATTGCAAAGAACAAGAATTGGAGAATATAATATAAAAAACGCATTATCAATTGAAGAATTTATAAATAACCTGAAAATATCATAA
- the queA gene encoding tRNA preQ1(34) S-adenosylmethionine ribosyltransferase-isomerase QueA: MKLSKFKFYLPDELIALHPVKNRDESRLMIAHRKTKKIEHKVFKDIIEYFNEDDVLVFNNTKVFPARLFGNKEKTGAKIEVFLLRELNQDQRLWDVLVDPARKIRIGNKLYFGEENELVAEVIDNTTSRGRTLRFLFDGDYDEFKKTLYNLGETPLPKFIKREVLPEDKDRYQTIFAKHEGAVAAPTAGMHFSRELLKRFEIKGTHFAYITLHVGLGNFRSVDVEDLTKHKMDSEKIYISEKAVKIVNKAKDNKVNICAVGTTVMRTLESSVSTTGYLKNFDGWTNKFIFPPFDFNVANMMISNFHLPYSTLLMMVSAFTGFDFLFKAYDIAIKEKYRFGTYGDAMLIID, from the coding sequence ATGAAATTATCTAAGTTTAAATTTTATTTACCCGACGAGCTTATTGCATTACACCCTGTTAAAAACCGTGACGAATCAAGATTAATGATTGCACATAGAAAAACAAAAAAAATTGAACATAAAGTTTTTAAGGATATTATTGAATATTTTAATGAAGATGACGTTTTAGTTTTTAATAATACAAAAGTTTTTCCTGCCCGTCTATTTGGGAATAAAGAAAAGACAGGTGCTAAAATTGAAGTATTTCTTTTAAGGGAATTAAATCAAGATCAAAGACTTTGGGATGTTCTTGTTGACCCTGCCAGAAAAATAAGAATCGGTAATAAATTATATTTTGGTGAAGAAAATGAATTAGTTGCTGAAGTGATTGACAATACTACTTCACGAGGTCGAACACTTCGTTTTTTATTTGATGGAGATTATGATGAATTCAAAAAAACATTATATAATTTAGGGGAAACACCTTTGCCAAAATTTATTAAAAGAGAAGTATTACCCGAAGATAAAGATCGTTACCAGACAATTTTTGCAAAACATGAAGGAGCTGTTGCTGCCCCAACTGCAGGAATGCATTTTAGCCGCGAATTACTTAAACGCTTCGAAATCAAAGGGACACATTTTGCATATATAACATTACATGTAGGATTAGGTAATTTTAGGTCTGTTGATGTAGAAGACCTGACTAAGCATAAAATGGATTCAGAAAAAATATATATTTCTGAAAAAGCAGTTAAAATAGTAAATAAAGCAAAAGATAATAAAGTAAATATTTGTGCTGTTGGTACAACAGTAATGCGCACATTAGAAAGTTCGGTATCAACAACCGGTTATTTAAAAAATTTTGACGGATGGACAAATAAATTTATTTTCCCACCATTTGATTTTAATGTTGCTAATATGATGATATCTAATTTTCATTTGCCATATTCTACTTTGCTAATGATGGTTTCAGCATTTACAGGATTTGATTTTCTCTTTAAAGCATATGATATTGCTATCAAAGAAAAATACAGATTTGGAACTTATGGTGATGCAATGTTGATTATTGATTAA
- a CDS encoding uracil-DNA glycosylase: MTDEFEIIRKEISSCTKCDLSKTRKNVVFGEGNRFAEIMLIGEGPGYYEDIQGIPFVGKSGQLLDKILDVCGFTRKEHVFIGNIVKCRPPNNRDPLPIERETCLPYLLKQIELIDPKIIILLGATALKGLVDANARITKVRGEWLTWKNRLVMPTYHPSALLRNPKLKKDVWEDFKKIVNKYREIVNYMHHSNYC; encoded by the coding sequence GACAGATGAATTTGAAATAATCAGGAAAGAAATATCTTCATGTACAAAATGTGATTTAAGCAAAACCAGAAAAAATGTTGTTTTTGGTGAAGGTAACAGATTTGCTGAAATAATGTTAATAGGTGAAGGTCCGGGATATTATGAGGATATACAAGGTATACCATTTGTTGGAAAATCGGGGCAATTATTAGATAAAATTCTTGATGTTTGTGGTTTTACAAGGAAGGAACATGTTTTTATTGGTAATATTGTTAAATGCAGACCACCAAACAACAGAGATCCATTGCCAATAGAAAGAGAAACTTGTTTACCTTATTTATTAAAACAAATTGAATTAATTGACCCTAAAATTATTATTCTGTTAGGTGCAACTGCACTAAAAGGATTGGTTGATGCAAATGCCAGAATAACAAAAGTCAGAGGTGAATGGTTGACATGGAAAAACAGATTGGTAATGCCAACCTATCATCCTTCTGCTTTGCTTAGAAATCCGAAATTAAAAAAAGATGTATGGGAAGATTTTAAAAAAATTGTGAATAAATACAGAGAAATTGTTAATTACATGCATCATTCAAATTATTGTTAA